The DNA sequence GTAATTCATTCTCATATTGTGCCTCAACGCCTGTTCTTCCTATCATATCGTTTTCGGCATAACCCTCATACAGCAATGTGGAAGTTTCTGTACCAGTACTGCTCGATGCCAAAAGAAAATTATTCCAGTTATTACTATATTCTTTCCATTCATCTTTGTTCAGTTTACCCATATATCCTAAGATATGTGAGGCTGATTCTTGTTCTGGATAAACCCTTTTGGGTTTCGGAGTGATACGTATGCCGGGAAAGTGATCTTGTTTAACCTCTATCTGGATAACCTTCTCCCATGCAACATCAGAAATAACCGTATGATACTCGGTTTCCTCCTTAATTCTTATTTCTCTGCCCGCCCTTTGCTCAACATTTTGCTTAAGTCTTTCCACCTTTTCAACGACCTGTTTTACGTTGTTCAATAGCTTAGTCTGTGGAATTTCTAATAATCCGGATAATCTTTTTAACCATACATCCTGATTTTCGTGGCACTCTATACACGATTTTTTTGTCTGGTTGTGTATCTTTAAATCGGTAATACGGGAGATTGTTTTATTACTATGGGTACTGTAGCAATAGAGTAGGTATTTATATTGTACCGAGACATCAAAGATGTGCTGGTCCATAGCCAATACCCTTCCGTTTCTGTCAAAAATGGAACCTCGTGTAGTTTCCAGGAGGGATGTATCTATGCGGCGACTGTTGGAGATACCTTTATATTTATCACCTTCGATAATTTGAAGTTGAAAAAGGCGGACGGTAATGCCAATAAAAAGCAGGGCGAAAATAATTAATATAATTTTAAACCGGTAGGGATACATTGGTCACCTATCCCCAACTGAAAAAAGCCTTTGATTTGGTTGAAACTTGCCCAGTATCCAGAATAAAACAGGAATAATAACGGCCGTATATAATGAACAGATAAAGATTACCCATAGTGTCGGTAAAAGATTTAGTGAACGAAAAGAGACGGCAACATATGCTGCATAGAATATATTATAAATAACCGAAAAAATAAAGGTAATCAAGACCTGGGTAATTAAATGTCCTTTATACAGTATTCCCCTGATTGACCAGATAAGCAAACCTATAGCAACAAAAAATACGGAGTTTATTCCAAGGCTACTTTCTGAAAGCAAATCTTTTGATAAGCCTGTGAACCAATTGGTAATGGTATTTCGTTTTATATCTGTGAGAAAAGAATAAAATACTACCAATGAAAAATACAGATCAGGTACTGCAGACCCGATAGTAATCCATTTTATCATGGTCGATTGAAAGGCAGAAATGCATATCAGTATGCAAAAGAATGTAAACCACCGCATGATTATCTTCTTGAAATTTCTCTTATCATTGTACTAATTTGTAATGACTAATACACTCTCAATTTTTGAAATATTTACCATTGGCAATACTTTTACCGACCGGAAGAGTGCACCACCTTTTATTTCATTTTGCATAACAGTGCCAATAGGCAAAGAGGGCGGATAAAGCCCACCTATGTCAGAAGAGACGATATTGTCTCCTTCTTTTAATTTCGCCCATCGTGGTATATATTTTAATTGGCAAAAAGCGGTAGCATTTCCCTCCACAATTACTTGCTCCCGTGTTTGGAGAATTCTTCCCGGTATGCGGGAGGCTGGATCGGTAATTAATTGAACTATACTGCTTCCACTCCCAACCGTAATGATCCTTCCAATCAGGGTATTATTTGATACCACAATATTATTGACTTTTACTCCCTGTTTTGAACCCGCATTGATCGTTATGCTTTTTCTAAAGTTTGATGTATCATATCCGATAATATCCGCTGGTATCACGCTTGTTTTAATATTTTTATTCTCAATTTGGAACTTTGAGAGCATGCTTAATTTATTCTGGAGTTTATAGATAGTATCCTGTTGTTCTATAATCTTATTTGTTAGTTGGGAAATTTGTTCTTCCAATTGTTTTTTTGCCTGTGCATCCCGCCATGGAGAAATGATTTTATCAAAAAAGTTGCTGGCTGAATTACTGCAGAAACAGGTTGCCCATTGGAGAGGCCTTATCGGTGTAACGCAAGTTGCTTTTATCTGATTTGAGAGCTTTAATGGTAAAAATAATAGCAATAAGGATATTGCCAGAAGGGGAATTATGATTACAAGGGGATTTTTTATAAGATTATGAAAATTAGGAGTGGAGATCCTCATCCTGTAAAACAGCTTTATATAAATCCAGATTTTCGAGGAGATATCCCGTTCCTCGTGCAACGGCTGTTAAAGGATCATTGCCTACCTGAACAGGCAGTCCGGTATCTTCCGCTAATAGTCTATCCAATCCCCTGATCAAAGAACCCCCGCCTACTAGCACCAACCCATTTGTTATGAGATCCGATGCCAATTCAGGTGCGGTTTTTTCTAAGGTTGATTTTACGGCGATTACAATCTTATCAATAGGCTCTTTTAACGCTTCGCGGATTTCTTCTGAGGTGATGGTTGTTGCCCTTGGCAAACCTGCAATAGTATCTCGCCCTCGTATTTCCAAAGTCAGCTCCTCTTCCAGAGGATAAGCAGAGCCAATATGTATCTTTATTTGTTCTGCTGTGCGATGCCCAATCTCCAGGTTATAGGTTTTCCGTATATATTGAACAATCGATTCATCAAATTCATCTCCTGCAATTCTGAGACTTTCGTGCGTAAATATATCTCCGAGTGAAATGACAGCCACTTCTGTAGTTCCACCCCCAATATCCACTATCATACTGGCTACAGGTTCGCCAACGGGAAGGCCTACACCAATCGCGGCTGCCTTCGGTTCGGAAATAAGATAAACCTCTCTGGCGCCTGCACGCTCCGCTGAATTAACTACTGCCCGCTTTTCTACAGCCGTAATGCCAGAGGGAATGGCGATTAATATCCTTGGCCGAACTCCCCATTTACGCTTATGGACCTTTGTAATGAAGTATTTGAGCATGGCTTCGGTAATATCAAAATCTGCAATAACACCATTTTTTAGCGGCCGCACAACCGCAATACTGCTCGGTGCCTTTTCCAACATGGCTTTTGCAACATTTCCTACTGCATTACCATTCAAAAGAACTTTATTTGTCCCGGGTTTTACTGCTACAACAGATGGTTCCGATAACACGATTCCATGTCCGGGAATGCAAACAAGGGTGTTTGCCGTGCCAAGATCGATCC is a window from the Candidatus Jettenia sp. genome containing:
- the mreC gene encoding rod shape-determining protein MreC; its protein translation is MRISTPNFHNLIKNPLVIIIPLLAISLLLLFLPLKLSNQIKATCVTPIRPLQWATCFCSNSASNFFDKIISPWRDAQAKKQLEEQISQLTNKIIEQQDTIYKLQNKLSMLSKFQIENKNIKTSVIPADIIGYDTSNFRKSITINAGSKQGVKVNNIVVSNNTLIGRIITVGSGSSIVQLITDPASRIPGRILQTREQVIVEGNATAFCQLKYIPRWAKLKEGDNIVSSDIGGLYPPSLPIGTVMQNEIKGGALFRSVKVLPMVNISKIESVLVITN
- a CDS encoding rod shape-determining protein, whose amino-acid sequence is MHPLDFLLGFVSTDMGIDLGTANTLVCIPGHGIVLSEPSVVAVKPGTNKVLLNGNAVGNVAKAMLEKAPSSIAVVRPLKNGVIADFDITEAMLKYFITKVHKRKWGVRPRILIAIPSGITAVEKRAVVNSAERAGAREVYLISEPKAAAIGVGLPVGEPVASMIVDIGGGTTEVAVISLGDIFTHESLRIAGDEFDESIVQYIRKTYNLEIGHRTAEQIKIHIGSAYPLEEELTLEIRGRDTIAGLPRATTITSEEIREALKEPIDKIVIAVKSTLEKTAPELASDLITNGLVLVGGGSLIRGLDRLLAEDTGLPVQVGNDPLTAVARGTGYLLENLDLYKAVLQDEDLHS
- the mreD gene encoding rod shape-determining protein MreD; the protein is MRWFTFFCILICISAFQSTMIKWITIGSAVPDLYFSLVVFYSFLTDIKRNTITNWFTGLSKDLLSESSLGINSVFFVAIGLLIWSIRGILYKGHLITQVLITFIFSVIYNIFYAAYVAVSFRSLNLLPTLWVIFICSLYTAVIIPVLFWILGKFQPNQRLFSVGDR